Below is a genomic region from uncultured Desulfovibrio sp..
GCTGAGAATGATCCACTCATCGCATCAATTCAACTGTCAGCCAGACTTGCTGAATAAAGGCTGCCTGCTTATGGGCTGGAACTCTTTCTAACGCGGCCTGTAGTCTGCTGCTGGCCTCAAGCGTGTCGCCTTCCTGAACCGTTACAAGATTTGCAACCGTACATTGCAGGGCTCCAGCCAATTCGGGCAACCTGGTAAGCTTGGGGGCAATTTTCCCCTGCTCCATCCGTGCCAGAGCCTGCTGGGTTATGCCTATTTTCTCCGCCAAAATTTCCTGACTCATCCCAAGCGCTTTCCTTCGAACTGCGATGTTCGTTCCCAGAATTTTTATTAATGATTCTTGGCTGTTGCTCATCAAGATCTCCTGCGATTGTTATGCACAAATCTTGGAGCGCCTTGACAATACTTGTAAGGGAGTAGTAGTTGTCAAAATCAACAACTAAAACTTGTTTAATACCAAAATTCACGCTTCGTTATATTCAACAACACATTGCATGGAGATCACGATGAAAAAATGCCTGCCTGCTGCGCTTGTCGCCCTGTTAGTCCTGACTGCGGGCTGTTTCAGCAATAGTGACGTGGAATTAGTAAAAAATGGAAGTTTTACTGGATACCCCACCACAACTGTTGGAAAAATTCTGGACAGCAATTTTGAGAAAATAAAATGGTCCTCATCACAGACTGCTATTGGTGAAACTGTTGTCCGCTTTGATGGGCGCATTTCACCAAAATTACATGAAAAAATGGATGTTGCGCTTTATCAGTTGCTATTGATGATGGTAAACCATGGCATATTAGCACCTGACACTACCAAAGAGAAACTCACACAGATGTTAGCAGCATTTCATCGTCTTCCGCAGACTCTGGGTGAAGCCAATCGTGTTGATTTTGAGAAATATCAACACGTCAAAACGGGATTATTGCCTCGAGCCATCGACTGCCAAAAATTATCTGCTGCTACCGGAGTAAATGTTTCTCCAGAATGGAATGCACAAGCTGAAGAGTGCATAAAAATATTTGAATCCGTCGTACGTGATTCTATCAAGACTTACTTTTGGACGCCAGGTTCACAAGTTTTTATAGAATGGAAAATAAGCAACAACAAAAAGAGTTTTGCTCTTTCTCAATTCGGAGGAGATGGACTCCCCAATCTCACGTTTAATGATTTTTTGAAAGCAATTACTAGCGATTAAGCAACCGCCATAATAGTGAGGCAGTTTTATGCAAGAGCATATGAGCGAACAGGCGGTAGCAGCCATGCGGGAAGAAGCCAGTGAAGAAACACACTCTGTTATCAAAGCGCTGGAAAACGACTACCCAGGAATCTCAGAAGGATTAGCAACTGCCTTGGGAGCAGGGACAGGGGCAGCAGGATCATTCGCCGCGCTCACCTTTCTTGGGGTTTCAGGACTCTCCGCTGCGGGAATAACCTCAGGCTTGGCTGCTGCTGGTGCCCTTGTAGGTGGAGG
It encodes:
- a CDS encoding helix-turn-helix domain-containing protein; translation: MSNSQESLIKILGTNIAVRRKALGMSQEILAEKIGITQQALARMEQGKIAPKLTRLPELAGALQCTVANLVTVQEGDTLEASSRLQAALERVPAHKQAAFIQQVWLTVELMR